In Mangifera indica cultivar Alphonso chromosome 7, CATAS_Mindica_2.1, whole genome shotgun sequence, the genomic window taattaaaataaccaatctTCAGGGACTATACAAAAATAACCACATCAGTGACATCAATACTCATataaatcacataaaataaataaataaacaaagataGCAAACTCCGATTAGCTGCTTGGCGATGGAGCCACCACAGGTTGACCCATCACGGCATTCCATGGAGCCTCTACAGGTTGACCCCTCACCGGATAATTGTCTACAGGTGAATCCACCACTGCTGAAGTCAGGGCTACTTTGCTGCCGAGGGGAGGATCCGCGGTGGTTGGTGTTGGAGCCCCCGCCGCTACTTCAGTCCCATTGCTAGAATATCCGGTTATATTGCTCAAAGCAAATTCAGGGATATAAGGAACGCCAGTGGGTTTAATCCACAAATTTCCTTCAAAGAAATTGGCTGGTGTAAATTCTTTAGCTTCTTCATAAGAAATGGTCTTAACTCCTTCCCATTTTACCCTCCCCGTCTTGTTGGCACCAGGGCCATAGTTATTAAACTCTGCGTAGTAACAAGTCTTGATTCCGAACTCGCCATCCCAGGGCAACCATCCTTCAGGTTGAATCAAATCATCGATTAAAGTCTCCATAATAATCGTTCTCGAATAGATTCTCCAGGGTCTTCCAAGATACGACTTGATTTTCTGCCGGAGAGGATAGTACTCGGGGTCGGCGACGATTGAACTGTTCTGGATGACTATTGCGGTTGGCTGATGAGTCCAGTTCCGGCCCTGGGCGGTGACAATGCAACGCTGGTTGGCCATGGGTTTGCGGACGATGAATTTGCAATTTTGAAAGACGGCGGAGCCGTCACCGAAGACGAAATCGATGGTGCCGGAGATATTGCAGTCACGGTAGAATTGACGCCTGGCGTGTGCGTAGAGTGTGTCTTGATGTCCCTCCATTGTGCAGTTGTAGAAGATGGACATGTCAGCTCCCACCCTCAAGGCCACTGCTTGATGTTTTATGGCTCCTGCACTGTTCTCAAATCCGATGTTCTTCGCCATGAAATACTCCCCTAGAACAGCTGCAATATCATTCAATTAATCATTGGTAGACGATTATTTTagaagattttaaataaattattttagaagaaGCCGTTTTTTCTAGGAATAATACCAAATACAACGCCGGCAATAGATaaagttagattcaaactgaatttgttcaaatttaaactcgacTCAAATAAGTCCAAAgcaagttaaattcaaatgagTTCAAACTAGAActtgaaagtttaatattttcgagttcaaacttaaattttagaGGTGTTTGATGCATAAAGTTTGagaatctaaaaaaatttgatacgaatcgattaaaatgatatcattttaatcaatatatattaaaaccacatcattttagcttaaattttgattcaaattggaatttaaatttgagtttgaacttaactCTATTGAAGTCAAATCAAGTTCTAGGTTTAGCGCAAATTCAACCCCAACTTTGGATAAGCTAGGATCAGACAACTCCCTCTCTCGAACCCAGGCTTTTCCTAGGACAACCAACCTCTACCACTTTTATTAACTCTTCTCTAGTCACCAGTAATTATATGTGGCTAAACTTACACACTGTGGCGGTTTGCATGGTGGGTGTGCCATCCACATAGTTCAAACTTCCGGTGATTCTGGTCTTTTCAGCGCCATCGCCGACAAAGATCAGATGGCTATAAGACTTATTGAGGAAGACTTTCTCTACATAAACTCCCTCCTTGATGTATATTATAGTTTCATTTTTGCTCTTCTGTGGAAGAGAGTTTATTGCATCATTAATGGTGGTGAAATCTCCACTTCCATCCTTGGCTACAACAATGTTAGCCTTGAGTTGAAGCGGTTCATTCAAAGCAGCAAGTCTCCGTCTCACTTCAGGATCATCTTCAAGCCACACAGGATAATAATCATCGCCATGGCCAAGCACATTGAAGTTTCTTCCAACGAGGCGGCGACTTCCAACAATATCATTTACATGACCGATGTTTATTGATCCAAGAACAGAAGATAATTTGTTCACCATAGCAATGGCATTGACACTGAGCTCAATTGAGGTCTTCAATGCCTTCTTCATTATCTCTCCGGCATTCCCAGTTGTGTTTTGAAACCCATCAAGGCAAGTTTCCTGGTACGTTATTGTAGCACTCAGCCAtgtcttcaaatcatccattgCCTTGCCAATCTTTTTAATTCCAACTTTTTCTAACGCTTGAAATGAGCgttcaaaatcatcaacagCGTCATACATTAGATCCTTACAACCCTGGAGAGCTTTCTTAGCTCTAGGGTCTTTTTGGAGCTCTGCAATGGCGGTTGAAGTCTTTGCAGCTTTCTCGACATGTTGTTTCGCGATCTTGAAGGCGAATCCGATGAGTTTTTTGGGATCGGTAGCGTTGTTTCCGGTGGCGGATTCTAGGCTTTCAACACATCTTTTCTGAAATTCTGTGGGTTGACAAACGGATTCAATTGCTTTCTTTTTGGCTGTTATTTGACTGTCTTCAATAACTCCAGGTGACTTCTCTTGAAAATTACCGCCCTTAATGACAGCAGCAGTGACCACGGCCACCATGCCAATCATGAGGACACTGGAAATCGCCATTACAGCAAGCTTCTTCTTCCTGTCACTATCATATTCCTCATTATAATAAGAAGGCATCTTTTACCCTAATCAATTTCAaaggaataaattaaaaataaaaacaaaaactctacttaaaattttttacaacttGGTTCTAATCTAGATAGCTATTTATCTGTCCTCTATGAAGCTTGATGAAcagattttcaaattataggAGAGACCAAGAAATGGTTTAAAGGTTTTAATTGTTACATTAGTTACAAATTTTGAGGTTAACTAAAGAGAAGAGGAGCTAATTTTGTCTAATATTAGAGGACCCTCTCGATGTAACCATGAAACAGTCTAAGAAGAATTGTTAGAATACTTCAATTAGCGACTCAAACTCTTTAGCAAAAagcaaccaaaaataaaaaaggcttCTCATGCAACTTCTGCAACAAGAGCTAGCAATGGCAAAGATTTAAGAATCAGACAGATTTAGGACACTCAAGATGTTGGCAGTAGAAAATATTGGTTTGTTTTTCATTTCATCaagtataaaaatgaaaatatatacaagATATGAATGCTGATTGATTACTGAAACTTTGATTGATCGATCAAATTATACTCTGACTGATTCCTCAAATTATGTTCTGATTGATTGAGATTATGCTAATATCAGAAATATAAGATAGtaatagtaattaaataaatagtagTGTAAATTCCTACAAGAAAACACAGAACAACAAAGTCTAATTAGGAAAGCCAATTATGAAATGATTTGACTTATGCAAGCAAGAAAGGAATCCTACCCTAAAATATCAACTTCTAATTGCATAGAGACCTTTCTCCTTACAATATTATGTTGCCTACAAATCTTTGAAGAACAAGTCAAGACTTGATCCTAAATTCAGATACAAGTAAAGTTACATGTacatataacaaatataaatataaagtatcattatatgaatgaatttactttagagatattaattaatttaacctttttttaattatgttatataactttaatttactttttatatattatacatatataaccaaaactcaaacttgataCCCGTTTTACCTTTGTCC contains:
- the LOC123221500 gene encoding probable pectinesterase/pectinesterase inhibitor 58, with translation MAISSVLMIGMVAVVTAAVIKGGNFQEKSPGVIEDSQITAKKKAIESVCQPTEFQKRCVESLESATGNNATDPKKLIGFAFKIAKQHVEKAAKTSTAIAELQKDPRAKKALQGCKDLMYDAVDDFERSFQALEKVGIKKIGKAMDDLKTWLSATITYQETCLDGFQNTTGNAGEIMKKALKTSIELSVNAIAMVNKLSSVLGSINIGHVNDIVGSRRLVGRNFNVLGHGDDYYPVWLEDDPEVRRRLAALNEPLQLKANIVVAKDGSGDFTTINDAINSLPQKSKNETIIYIKEGVYVEKVFLNKSYSHLIFVGDGAEKTRITGSLNYVDGTPTMQTATVSVLGEYFMAKNIGFENSAGAIKHQAVALRVGADMSIFYNCTMEGHQDTLYAHARRQFYRDCNISGTIDFVFGDGSAVFQNCKFIVRKPMANQRCIVTAQGRNWTHQPTAIVIQNSSIVADPEYYPLRQKIKSYLGRPWRIYSRTIIMETLIDDLIQPEGWLPWDGEFGIKTCYYAEFNNYGPGANKTGRVKWEGVKTISYEEAKEFTPANFFEGNLWIKPTGVPYIPEFALSNITGYSSNGTEVAAGAPTPTTADPPLGSKVALTSAVVDSPVDNYPVRGQPVEAPWNAVMGQPVVAPSPSS